The following coding sequences are from one Deinococcus apachensis DSM 19763 window:
- a CDS encoding phytoene desaturase family protein produces the protein MRDAGRRDRPSLSPHRAPRHVAVIGAGFAGLAAALRLVGAGVQVTVLDNLERPGGKAALGYEDFSSGPTVVTMPQVFRALHQRIELPLPDLEAARPTTTYHGRDGRTFAPEALHVAGSLEPTLAQLSRREGRDYARLLAASRRMYLDAAPTFLFRPPPGRAALARYALTRGLRAAPWSSLARFVRSGPFLTPFWLRFATYLGANPYRAPAVLHNVAWVELGYGVWHLPGGLGALAERLYERAEELGVRFEFGTRVQHLSVHGSRVLGAHTDRGAFAADAWVSAADRALTRSWLGLPPDPAPRGLSGFALQLWLAEDRGQAHHVLWPADYAREWRDIRAGRLPTDPTLYLHLDGDRAFLLVNAPPNPGVAGDPHGYGAFLLRSLQARLPLDVTEWRPLSPADYARTAVAGALYGRAPHGLTGSLRPGWTLPAARNLVQVGGTVHPGGGVPLSVLSGWNGAGRLLGLPYDDLDGRRVPGEGETWADLE, from the coding sequence ATGCGGGACGCGGGGCGCCGTGATCGGCCGTCACTTTCCCCCCACCGTGCCCCCCGCCACGTCGCCGTGATCGGCGCGGGCTTCGCGGGGCTGGCGGCGGCCCTGCGGCTGGTCGGGGCCGGGGTGCAGGTCACGGTCCTCGACAACCTGGAGCGCCCCGGCGGCAAGGCGGCGCTGGGCTACGAGGATTTTTCCAGCGGGCCGACCGTCGTGACCATGCCGCAGGTGTTCCGCGCCCTGCATCAGCGGATCGAGTTGCCCCTGCCGGACCTGGAGGCCGCGCGGCCCACGACCACCTATCACGGTCGGGACGGGCGCACCTTCGCCCCCGAGGCGCTGCACGTCGCCGGGAGCCTGGAGCCCACCCTCGCGCAGCTCTCCCGCCGCGAGGGCCGCGACTACGCCCGGCTGCTGGCCGCCTCACGCCGGATGTACCTGGACGCCGCGCCCACCTTCCTGTTCCGGCCGCCGCCGGGCCGCGCCGCCCTGGCCCGCTACGCCCTGACGAGGGGGCTGCGGGCCGCCCCCTGGTCGAGCCTGGCACGCTTCGTGCGGAGCGGCCCCTTCCTCACGCCCTTCTGGTTACGCTTCGCCACCTACCTGGGGGCCAACCCATACCGGGCGCCCGCCGTGCTGCACAACGTCGCCTGGGTGGAACTGGGGTACGGGGTGTGGCACCTGCCGGGGGGGCTGGGCGCGCTCGCGGAGCGGCTGTACGAGCGGGCGGAGGAACTCGGCGTGCGCTTCGAGTTCGGAACGCGGGTGCAGCACCTCAGCGTCCACGGCAGCCGGGTGCTCGGCGCCCACACCGACCGGGGCGCCTTCGCGGCCGACGCCTGGGTGAGCGCCGCCGACCGCGCCCTGACCCGGAGCTGGCTGGGGCTGCCCCCCGACCCGGCCCCGCGCGGCCTCAGTGGCTTCGCGCTGCAACTGTGGCTGGCGGAGGACCGGGGGCAGGCCCACCACGTCCTGTGGCCCGCCGACTACGCCCGCGAGTGGCGGGACATCCGCGCGGGGCGGCTGCCGACGGACCCCACCCTCTACCTGCACCTCGACGGCGACCGCGCCTTCCTGCTGGTAAACGCGCCCCCCAATCCCGGGGTGGCGGGCGACCCGCACGGGTATGGCGCCTTCCTGCTGCGCTCGCTCCAGGCGCGCCTTCCCCTCGACGTGACCGAGTGGCGGCCCCTCTCGCCCGCCGACTACGCGCGCACGGCGGTGGCGGGCGCCCTGTATGGCCGCGCCCCCCACGGGCTGACGGGCAGCCTGCGTCCGGGCTGGACCCTCCCCGCTGCCCGCAATCTGGTGCAGGTCGGCGGCACCGTCCATCCCGGCGGCGGCGTCCCGCTGTCCGTGCTGAGCGGCTGGAACGGTGCGGGGCGGCTGCTCGGCCTGCCCTACGACGACCTGGACGGTCGTCGGGTTCCGGGCGAGGGGGAGACGTGGGCGGACCTGGAGTGA
- a CDS encoding glycosyltransferase: MSRPFRAYRLAVGAFFAVKGATLLVNALTFPRLRPRAILPGGPRVSLLVPARNEAHNLPHTLPGLIAQGAHEVLVLDDHSEDGTARIARDLGARVIPGQSLPPGWHGKPWACQQLAAAATGDVLIFTDADVMWHAGALGAVLHELERSGADLLSVYPRQHNVTPGERLLTPLVDAVLLTFLPEPLLRFPHPSAAAANGQLMAFPRKSYERVGGHALVRAELLEDVALGSRLKAWGGRLALALGEECLGVRMYRGYAESVEGFGKSAGSVHRGSRGLMAASLGWHLAVYTLPWLLPARRLPGLAALRAAGLLERTLVNLLTGRRAPADLTEGLLGPVTPLLALPVYLRAMRRRVSWKGREYDQ; encoded by the coding sequence GTGAGCCGCCCCTTTCGCGCGTATCGTCTGGCGGTCGGGGCCTTTTTCGCCGTCAAGGGGGCGACCCTGCTCGTCAACGCGCTGACCTTTCCCCGGCTGCGCCCCCGGGCCATCCTGCCCGGGGGCCCGCGCGTCTCCCTGCTCGTCCCGGCGCGCAACGAGGCGCATAACCTCCCGCACACGCTGCCCGGACTGATCGCGCAGGGGGCGCACGAGGTCCTGGTCCTCGACGACCACTCGGAGGACGGCACTGCAAGAATTGCGCGGGACCTGGGCGCCCGGGTGATCCCCGGCCAATCCCTACCCCCCGGGTGGCACGGCAAACCGTGGGCCTGCCAGCAACTCGCGGCGGCGGCGACGGGCGACGTGCTGATCTTCACCGACGCGGACGTGATGTGGCACGCGGGTGCCCTGGGCGCCGTGCTGCACGAGCTGGAGCGCTCGGGGGCGGACCTGCTGAGTGTCTATCCCCGCCAGCACAACGTCACGCCGGGCGAGCGGCTGCTGACGCCGCTGGTGGACGCCGTGCTGCTCACCTTCCTGCCCGAGCCGCTGCTGCGCTTTCCTCATCCCAGCGCCGCCGCCGCGAATGGGCAACTCATGGCCTTCCCTAGAAAGAGTTACGAGCGGGTCGGCGGGCACGCCCTCGTCCGGGCGGAGCTGCTGGAGGATGTGGCCCTGGGCAGCCGCCTCAAGGCGTGGGGCGGGCGGCTGGCCCTCGCGCTGGGGGAGGAGTGTCTGGGCGTGCGGATGTACCGCGGCTACGCCGAGTCGGTGGAGGGCTTCGGGAAGAGCGCGGGGTCGGTGCATCGGGGCTCGCGGGGGCTGATGGCGGCCTCGCTGGGCTGGCACCTCGCCGTCTACACACTCCCCTGGCTGCTGCCCGCCCGACGATTGCCGGGGCTGGCCGCCCTGCGCGCGGCGGGGCTGCTGGAGCGCACGCTCGTCAACCTCCTCACCGGGCGCCGCGCCCCCGCCGACCTCACCGAGGGGCTGCTGGGGCCGGTCACGCCGCTGCTCGCGCTGCCCGTGTATCTTCGCGCCATGCGCCGCCGGGTGAGCTGGAAGGGTCGGGAGTACGACCAGTGA